The following DNA comes from Micromonospora chokoriensis.
CAGGCGGAGGTCTTCGCTCCGGTCTCCGGTGACCTGGACGTCGCCCCGAAGACCCCCCGGCGCCGCCGCAAGGCCACTCCCGTCGAGACCACCGCCGACGAGCCGCTGGTCGCCGCCTCGGCGGAGGCGGCGTCGGCCGAGGTGGTTCCGCCGGTCAAGGTGACCCGGACCCGGCGTAAGAAGGCCACACCGGCCGCCGTCGAGGAGCCGCCCGCGACCGAGGAGCCACCGGCGACCGAGCAGCCGGTCGCCGCCGAGGAGCCACCGGCGACCGAGGAGCCGATCGTCGCCGAGGAGCCCGCGGAGTCCGACCTGCGCGAGGCCGAGGCCGAGCTGGACGACACGGAGACCCTTCCGAGCGCGACCGCCGCCGAGCTGGCCTGGACCAGCGGGGCTCAGGACCGCTCGGGCGAGGTGCCGCCGGGTGTGGCAGTTCCCGGTGTCGGCGACGAGCCGAACGCGCCCGCCGAGGTCGAGCCGGAGCAGCCGCGTACCCGTCGTCGGAGGGCTGCCCTCTCCGCGCCCACCGTGCTGTTCATGGCGCCCCAGCCCGACGCCGTGCCGGTGACCCGGCCGGTGGAGTCCGCCCCGGTCGCCGAGGAGCCGGCCGTCGAGGAGGCCGCCGAGCCGTCCCGCCGCCGCCGGCGCGGTCGCCGCGACGCCGAGCCGGTTGAGCCGATCGAGGCGGTCGAGGCCGAGGAGGCACCGGTCGAGGAGGCCGAGGAGGCCACCGAGGCGGATGAGGACGACGAGGACAGCGCCGCCGCGCGCCGTCGCCGCCGGCGTGGTCGCCGTGGCCGTGGCCGGGGCAAGGGCGGGGCCGACGACGCCGAGGACGAGGAGTCCGAGGAGGCGGCCCAGGCCGACGAGGAAGAGACGTCCGAGGCCGAGACCGAGGGCGACGTGGACGAGGAGGCCGAGGGCGGCGACGGACTGACCCGTCGTCGCCGGCGGCGTCGTCGTCGCGGCGCGGGCGACACGGAGGGCACCGCCGACGACGGCGTCCCGACCGTGGTGAAGATCCGCGAGCCGCGCCGTACGGTCGACGAGGTGCAGGGCGTCTCCGGCTCGACCCGCCTGGAGGCCAAGCGTCAGCGCCGCCGCGACGGCCGGGAGCAGCGGCGTACCCGGCCGCCGATCCTGAGCGAGTCGGAGTTCCTGGCACGCCGGGAGGCCGTGGACCGGGTGATGGCGGTCCGCCAGCGCGGTGACCGTACCCAGATCGCGGTCCTGGAGGACGGCGTCCTGGTCGAGCACTACGTCACCCGTAACTCCTCCGGCACGATGGCCGGCAACGTGTACCTGGGCAAGGTGCAGAACGTGCTGCCGAGCATGGAGGCGGCGTTCGTCGACGTCGGCCGGGGCCGCAACGCGGTGCTGTACGCCGGCGAGGTCAACTGGGACACGTCCGGCCTGGAAGGGCGGGCCCGCTCGATCGAGCAGGCGCTGCGCTCCGGCGACTCGGTGCTGGTCCAGGTCACCAAGGACCCGATCGGGCACAAGGGTGCCCGGTTGACGAGCCACATCGCGCTCTCCGGCCGGCACCTGGTCTACGTGCCCAACGGCAACGCGTCGGGGATCAGCCGCAAGCTGCCGGACAACGAGCGCAAGCGGCTGCGGGACGTGCTCAAGAAGCTGGTCCCGGACGGCGCGGGCGTGATCGTCCGTACGGCCGCCGAGGGCGCCACCGAGGACGAGCTGGCCCGTGACGTCAAGCGTCTGCAGGCGCAGTGGGAGGACATCCAGGCCAAGGCCGCCGAGGGTGGCGCTCCGGTGCTGCTCTACGGAGAGCCCGACCTGGTCATCCGGGTGGTCCGCGACCTGTTCAACGAGGACTTCCGCGAGCTGGTCATCGAGGGCGAGCAGTCGTACGAGATGGTCGAGTCGTACCTGTCGCACGTCTCCCCGGACCTGGTGGACCGGGTGCGTCGGCACGTCGGCACGAGCGACGTCTTCGCCGAGTACCGGATCGACGAGCAGATCATCAAGGGTCTGGACCGTAAGGTCTTCCTGCCCTCCGGTGGCTCGTTGGTGATCGACCGCACCGAGGCGATGACTGTCGTCGACGTCAACACCGGTAAGTACACCGGCTCCGGGGGCAACCTGGAGGAGACCGTCACCCGTAACAACCTGGAGGCGGCGGAGGAGATCGTCCGTCAGCTCCGGCTCCGCGACATCGGCGGCATCGTGGTGATCGACTTCATCGACATGGTGTTGGAGTCGAACCGGGAGCTCGTGTTGCGCCGACTCACCGAGTGCCTCGGCCGGGACCGGACCAAGCACCAGGTCACCGAGATCACCTCGCTCGGCCTGGTGCAGATGACCCGTAAGCGGATCGGCGCGGGCCTGCTGGAGGCGTTCAGCGAGACCTGCGAGTGCTGCAAGGGCCGGGGCGTGATCATCC
Coding sequences within:
- a CDS encoding Rne/Rng family ribonuclease, translated to MLENEPEGGERTGSQPAGETADDSTTAVGSAPVGPPQDATGAESVEPAAPVRRTRATRRRAAPLNQPEQTDAPVEATTGGAGSVESPQAEVFAPVSGDLDVAPKTPRRRRKATPVETTADEPLVAASAEAASAEVVPPVKVTRTRRKKATPAAVEEPPATEEPPATEQPVAAEEPPATEEPIVAEEPAESDLREAEAELDDTETLPSATAAELAWTSGAQDRSGEVPPGVAVPGVGDEPNAPAEVEPEQPRTRRRRAALSAPTVLFMAPQPDAVPVTRPVESAPVAEEPAVEEAAEPSRRRRRGRRDAEPVEPIEAVEAEEAPVEEAEEATEADEDDEDSAAARRRRRRGRRGRGRGKGGADDAEDEESEEAAQADEEETSEAETEGDVDEEAEGGDGLTRRRRRRRRRGAGDTEGTADDGVPTVVKIREPRRTVDEVQGVSGSTRLEAKRQRRRDGREQRRTRPPILSESEFLARREAVDRVMAVRQRGDRTQIAVLEDGVLVEHYVTRNSSGTMAGNVYLGKVQNVLPSMEAAFVDVGRGRNAVLYAGEVNWDTSGLEGRARSIEQALRSGDSVLVQVTKDPIGHKGARLTSHIALSGRHLVYVPNGNASGISRKLPDNERKRLRDVLKKLVPDGAGVIVRTAAEGATEDELARDVKRLQAQWEDIQAKAAEGGAPVLLYGEPDLVIRVVRDLFNEDFRELVIEGEQSYEMVESYLSHVSPDLVDRVRRHVGTSDVFAEYRIDEQIIKGLDRKVFLPSGGSLVIDRTEAMTVVDVNTGKYTGSGGNLEETVTRNNLEAAEEIVRQLRLRDIGGIVVIDFIDMVLESNRELVLRRLTECLGRDRTKHQVTEITSLGLVQMTRKRIGAGLLEAFSETCECCKGRGVIIHTEPVPEKPRAAGAGEKVKAVASSAPAAPAVEQGTTSSRRRARKNAPAERTVVEVVDTDTSAEADADYQDTMGYDLSRYESDTAAAPAVSDSQQGESARLAAADDPDALADGDGDEEATEGGGGRRRSRRGGTRRRTRP